In the Camarhynchus parvulus chromosome 12, STF_HiC, whole genome shotgun sequence genome, AGCAGCAGTTTGAGAAGAGCGCCTGCGATTTCATGAACAAGACCCTGTGGCTGGGTGAGAGCCTCCGTCCCAATGCCTACTGGGGCTACTATGGTTTCCCTGACTGCTACAACAATCACTTTGATTTGCCCTACAACGGGACGTGCCCAgatgtggagcagcagaggaacaagaacctgtcctggctctggaggagcagccGGGCGCTCTACCCCAGCATCTACCTGCCCCTGTGCCTCAATGGCACCAGCAAGGTTCTCCCCTACGTGCGGCACCGCGTGGCCGAGGCTTTCGCTGTCCAGCAGGGAGTCCTCGACAGTGCCATCCCCGTCCTGCCCTACTCCCAGATCGCCTTCGAGCACACTCTGCACTTCCTTTCCCAGGTGATGGGCATGTGGGGATGGTGGGCACCTCTTGGGCTGATGGGTTGGCACCAGGGAGTCTTTatctctgctggggctgtgtgggggcTTTGGGCACTGCTGACTTCTCCTCTCCCCGTGGGTGCAGGAGGACCTGGTGAACACCATCGGGGAGAGCGCggctcagggtgctgctggcatCATCTTCTGGGGCAGCCTGGACTACAGCACCTCCAAGGTGAGTGCagatgctggcagcagggacccccagttcctcagctgtgcagggctgtgacaccGAATGCCATTGCAGGAGATGTGCCTGAGGCTGAAGGACTATGTGGAGGGTCCCCTGGGCCACTACATTGTCAATGTGACAGCCAGTGCTGACCTGTGCAGCCAGAGCCTGTGCTCTGGCCAGGGCCGCTGCGTGCGCCGGGACAAGCGGCAGGGCTACCTGCACCTGGACCCCTCCCGCTTCTCCATTGACCTGCACGCTGCCAAGCCCTGGCTGGTgacacagagcctggagccTGGGGAGGGCATCTCCAAACTGGCCGAGGAGTTCAGCTGCCAGTGCTATGACAAGTGGCAGGGACCCCGCTGTGACACCCAGGGCTTGGCCAAGTGACCTCCCACGCAATCctcccaccctggggacacttgggcACACAGGGTGGCACTACCTCAGCACCCTTGCCGTGGGGTTGAGAACCTGACTGTGGGATTCTtaataaaaccagaaagcacCAGCAAGTGTCTCCTTGTCTTCTGCTGCAGCACGTTTTGGGGTGGCAGGGTCTTCCTGGGGCGCCACTGCTGCCTTGTGGTGCTGCCAAGGGCTGTCCTTTGGGCTGAGAGCTTGGGAGGTAATGCCTCAGAGAAgccacaaggaaaaaagaaaatttatggGAAAAGACATAGGAAGAGGGGGATGGTGGGGGAAGAGGATGAGAAATGGAAGAATGATGGGGAATGGCCAGAGTGGAGGCAAAGGGGGTGAGAAGATGTGATTGTGTGGCTGTAGTTGAGGGAGGGTGTGCTCCATCCCCTCACTGTGCACAGAGGAGTGGCCTGAAACCAATGCCCTCACTTTGATTTTCCCCTGGATAACCATATGCAAAGCAGTTAAGCCCACAAATGATATGCAAAACCACTGATTTCTGTAACCCAGGCCACAGATTAACTGTACCTATTTCAAAACAGCTGGGAGAAGACATGAAACCCTGGCCCAGCTGAGATAAAGATGTTGGCATGTTCATCGTGGGGTGGGGAAATCACTTGCtcatttctctgattttagGCTCTAATCCAGGTAATCTCTCCTTTTTGGGACTGCACTGCATGGCACTCTGTGTGTACTGGGGACTTACAAAGCTGCACCCTTAACTTTTGAGCTAGTTGGTGTAAACCATTGCAGAATTACTACATTTCTTATGTTCACTTCTTATTATTGCATTGAGGAGGATCTGAGAAGATACCACAGGAAACATAATTAGGCCTTTGGATTCCCTAGTCACAGCTTTCAGAAACATACACTCTGTTATTACCAAGCTCTTTGACAAGCTGGGGGCCcctgaaaaaaattagtcatAATTGGATTTTGGCCCAGAATTAATAGTTTTATCTAATTCTTATAGAGATAGCTTGG is a window encoding:
- the HYAL1 gene encoding hyaluronidase-1: MASAWSCWLLLLLLPALTHAGGPGPVLVNRPFVTIWNIPTERCAQEHNVTLSLEVFDVLANDQESFTGQDITLFYSDKIGLFPYYTSEGVPVNGGLPQNASLEAHIHQATQDIKVTLPSPEYSGLAVIDWEKWRPLWIRNWGSMEIYQQKSEELVQQQHPQWPPKEVEEMAKQQFEKSACDFMNKTLWLGESLRPNAYWGYYGFPDCYNNHFDLPYNGTCPDVEQQRNKNLSWLWRSSRALYPSIYLPLCLNGTSKVLPYVRHRVAEAFAVQQGVLDSAIPVLPYSQIAFEHTLHFLSQEDLVNTIGESAAQGAAGIIFWGSLDYSTSKEMCLRLKDYVEGPLGHYIVNVTASADLCSQSLCSGQGRCVRRDKRQGYLHLDPSRFSIDLHAAKPWLVTQSLEPGEGISKLAEEFSCQCYDKWQGPRCDTQGLAK